Genomic window (Desulfuromonadales bacterium):
CAGCCTGGAGTTGGGAGATCTTCACCGCGGCGCAGATGGCCGCCTCGCCTTCGCCGGCGGGCTGCGCGCCGAACGGCTGCGCGTCAACCGGATCGAGATGCGGCAGCTGCGGGGGACGCTCTCGGCGGAAAAGGGCGTCTACCGGGCCGCGCCGATGCGGGGTACCCTGTACGGGAGCGAGGCGACCTTCAGCCTGGAGACCGACCGCAGCGGGGCAAACCCCAACTGGCGGCTGGAGCTCGCGGCCGAGGGCTTGTCGCTGGCGGAGCTGTTCCGGTCCCTGGCCGGCCGGGCGCTGTACGAGGGGCGCGTCGACGTGCGGATGAACCTCAGCGCCGCCGGGCCAGGGCGCCTCATCAATCATCTCGACGGGACGGTCGAGGTCACGGGAAACCACCTGACCCAGCACGGCTTCGACCTGGACGGGGTCGTCCGCAGCCTGCGGAAATCCGACCAGGTCGACCTGGTCGACGTCGGCGCCTATCTCATCGCCGGCCCGGTCGGCGCCCTGCTCACCAGGGGCTTCGACCTGGCCGGCACCTATCGGGAACTGCACGAGGAGAAAAGCCAGGGCATCGAGCAGGTCGCCTTTCACTGGACGATCGAGAACGGCATTGCCAGGACGAAAGATGTCGCCCTGCGGACCCGGGAGAACCGGGTGGCCGTCCACGGCGCCATCGACCTCGCCCGGCGCCGCTACGACGGTATCACCCTGGCCGTGCTCGACAGCCAGGGGTGCGCCAAGCTGACCGAGGAGATTTCCGGCCCCCTGGCCAAGCCGTCGGTGCAGCCGATCAGCCTGCTGCGCACCCTCACTGGTCCGCTGGCCGGGTTGCTCAAAAAGGTCCGGGAAATCATCGAGCCCGGGGAGTGTCACCCCTTCTACGAGGGATCGGTGACCCACCCCCCGTCGCCCTGACTACACCCTCAACCAACTGTCAAAGTGCGGTATTCCAGAAAGCCACA
Coding sequences:
- a CDS encoding AsmA family protein, coding for MSRKRTLFLSLTAAVLLALAAAALLVTRIDLAALTQRMEVRLSAAFGLEVKVLGETRLRLWPWPRAVIADILVRAGETEVLRVPRATATIAWLPLLRGQVRLANLTLEEPVLTIRRDADGSITPRWMAKRKKAEPGQAQPPLPVAKITAAGGTIHFIDRVNDSAAELDGISLELGDLHRGADGRLAFAGGLRAERLRVNRIEMRQLRGTLSAEKGVYRAAPMRGTLYGSEATFSLETDRSGANPNWRLELAAEGLSLAELFRSLAGRALYEGRVDVRMNLSAAGPGRLINHLDGTVEVTGNHLTQHGFDLDGVVRSLRKSDQVDLVDVGAYLIAGPVGALLTRGFDLAGTYRELHEEKSQGIEQVAFHWTIENGIARTKDVALRTRENRVAVHGAIDLARRRYDGITLAVLDSQGCAKLTEEISGPLAKPSVQPISLLRTLTGPLAGLLKKVREIIEPGECHPFYEGSVTHPPSP